The proteins below come from a single Aegilops tauschii subsp. strangulata cultivar AL8/78 chromosome 6, Aet v6.0, whole genome shotgun sequence genomic window:
- the LOC120966121 gene encoding uncharacterized protein, which translates to MASEEAPRLIGGSLLSYGFGAYFKQVITYSDAFALREKCATPILKQDNEFICGSYSCEQSVRDALRSVFAGHNEILDVWKDKVKKKKKRILED; encoded by the exons ATGGCGAGCGAGGAAGCCCCAAGATTGATAGGTGGCTCCCTCCTGTC GTATGGATTTGGGGCGTATTTCAAGCAGGTAATAACCTACTCTGATGCTTTCGCTCTAAGAGAAAAGTGTGCCACCCCTATCCTCAAGCAG GACAACGAGTTCATCTGCGGCAGCTATAGCTGTGAGCAGTCCGTCCGCGACGCGCTCCGCAGCGTCTTCGCCGGGCACAACGAGATCCTCGACGTCTGGAA GGATaaagtgaagaaaaagaagaaaagaatactagaagattag